One genomic window of Gemmatimonadota bacterium includes the following:
- a CDS encoding polyprenol monophosphomannose synthase, with product MPERALVVVPTYNERENLPQIVPAILAQDPRLEVLVVDDGSPDGTGQLADAMAAADPRVHVLHRTAKQGLGRAYLAGFTWALPKGYDFIFEMDADFSHDPKALPAFLTAIQDADLVLGSRYATGVNVINWPMSRLLLSWFANKYVHWITRLPLTDATGGFKCFRREVLAAIPFDEVRCNGYAFQIEMSYRTYCKGFRLKEIPIIFVDRVEGQSKMDKRIVREAVWMVWWLKLQAMLGRLK from the coding sequence ATGCCTGAACGTGCGCTGGTGGTGGTGCCGACCTACAACGAACGCGAGAACCTCCCCCAGATCGTCCCGGCGATCCTGGCGCAGGACCCGCGTCTCGAGGTCCTGGTCGTCGATGATGGCTCCCCTGACGGGACCGGGCAGCTGGCCGACGCGATGGCGGCGGCCGACCCGCGGGTCCACGTGCTGCACCGAACCGCCAAGCAGGGACTGGGGCGCGCCTATCTGGCCGGCTTCACCTGGGCGCTCCCGAAGGGGTACGACTTCATCTTCGAGATGGACGCCGACTTCTCGCACGACCCGAAGGCCCTGCCGGCCTTCCTGACCGCGATCCAGGACGCCGATCTGGTCCTGGGCTCCCGGTATGCCACCGGGGTGAACGTCATCAACTGGCCGATGAGCCGGTTGCTGCTCTCCTGGTTCGCCAACAAGTACGTCCACTGGATCACTCGGCTGCCGCTGACCGACGCCACCGGCGGCTTCAAGTGCTTCCGGCGGGAGGTCCTGGCGGCGATCCCGTTCGACGAGGTGCGTTGCAACGGCTACGCCTTCCAGATCGAGATGTCGTACCGGACCTACTGCAAGGGTTTCCGGCTCAAGGAGATCCCGATCATCTTCGTCGACCGGGTCGAGGGGCAGAGCAAGATGGACAAGCGGATCGTCCGCGAGGCGGTCTGGATGGTCTGGTGGCTCAAGCTCCAGGCAATGCTCGGGAGGCTCAAGTGA
- the dapF gene encoding diaminopimelate epimerase — MSVVFFKLTGSGNDFVMVDGRSTTPADWPVERIRAICDRRDGIGADGFVILTPVGPDAVEMTFYNSDGSAAPMCGNAALCSTRLAAHLEMADPAGMTLVTGAGSFRTRCVGEGHMAELNLPDTDVPVETGIPPLAGEGWVRLGRVGVPHLVVMTEDVAAVDIPTRGRELRFHERAGVGGANANFVSRTSRSTGSGASKVDEPQWAVRTYERGVEAETMACGTGTVTAALAIAALGLDQLPLRFRTESGRLLAVNATIEGSRATQIWLCGEGRLVARGVWLDV; from the coding sequence GTGAGTGTGGTCTTCTTCAAGCTGACGGGGTCGGGAAACGACTTCGTCATGGTCGATGGTCGGTCCACGACCCCGGCCGACTGGCCGGTCGAGCGCATCCGGGCCATCTGTGACCGTCGGGACGGAATCGGGGCCGACGGCTTCGTGATCCTGACCCCGGTCGGGCCGGACGCCGTGGAGATGACCTTCTACAACTCCGACGGCTCGGCGGCCCCGATGTGTGGGAACGCCGCCCTCTGCTCGACCCGGCTGGCCGCCCACCTCGAGATGGCCGATCCGGCAGGGATGACCCTGGTCACCGGCGCGGGGAGCTTCCGGACCCGATGCGTCGGGGAAGGGCACATGGCCGAGCTCAATCTGCCGGACACCGACGTGCCGGTCGAGACTGGAATTCCACCCCTGGCAGGGGAGGGGTGGGTCCGTCTGGGGCGTGTGGGGGTCCCGCACCTGGTCGTCATGACAGAGGACGTGGCGGCGGTCGACATCCCGACCCGCGGCCGGGAGCTCCGGTTCCACGAGCGGGCCGGAGTCGGCGGGGCCAATGCCAACTTCGTTTCGCGGACCTCACGTTCTACTGGAAGTGGAGCCTCGAAAGTGGATGAACCGCAGTGGGCTGTGCGGACGTACGAGCGTGGGGTCGAGGCAGAAACGATGGCCTGTGGGACCGGCACCGTGACCGCCGCGTTGGCGATTGCGGCCCTCGGATTGGACCAGCTGCCGCTCCGGTTCCGGACCGAGAGTGGCCGACTGTTGGCGGTGAATGCGACGATCGAGGGGAGCCGGGCGACCCAGATCTGGCTCTGCGGGGAGGGCCGCTTGGTGGCCCGAGGGGTCTGGCTGGACGTGTGA
- a CDS encoding DUF2007 domain-containing protein: MICIYVATNQIEADLIRLELEAAGIPATIKAGPTPMGSGPYPEIWVSAAQELEAMEIVAELEAGDADATGTSEELTP, translated from the coding sequence ATGATCTGCATCTATGTGGCCACCAACCAGATCGAGGCCGACCTGATTCGACTGGAACTCGAGGCCGCCGGCATTCCGGCGACCATCAAGGCCGGCCCGACGCCGATGGGGTCGGGGCCATATCCCGAGATCTGGGTGTCGGCCGCCCAGGAGCTCGAGGCGATGGAAATCGTGGCGGAACTGGAGGCCGGGGACGCCGATGCCACGGGGACGTCGGAAGAACTGACGCCCTGA
- a CDS encoding transcription initiation protein, translating to MQQYLLILRENPAAFEHISPAEMQAIVERYVAWGHSLAERGVMAGGIKLADEGGRHVRTVGVTDGPYAETKEVVGGFFEVLAEDYDGAVALAQECPHLDYGWIEVRRVETTP from the coding sequence GTGCAGCAGTACCTCCTCATCCTTCGTGAGAACCCCGCCGCCTTCGAGCACATCTCTCCGGCCGAGATGCAGGCGATCGTCGAACGCTACGTGGCCTGGGGGCACTCCCTCGCCGAGCGAGGCGTCATGGCCGGCGGGATCAAGCTGGCCGACGAGGGCGGCCGGCACGTCCGGACCGTCGGGGTGACCGACGGCCCGTACGCCGAGACCAAGGAGGTCGTGGGAGGCTTCTTCGAGGTCCTGGCCGAGGACTACGACGGCGCCGTGGCACTCGCTCAGGAATGCCCCCACCTCGACTATGGCTGGATCGAGGTCCGCCGAGTGGAGACCACGCCCTGA
- a CDS encoding RNA polymerase subunit sigma-70, producing MPPPRLWLDRGPPSGDHALTPAREREVDHLVERLFRTLAGQLTAGVVRILGPSRIDLAADVVQETMLRALRTWPFHGIPDVPAAWLMRTARNRAVDLVRRARLGEELESRIAHHFTSLVDDSGGDRREDTLHLMLACADPGLPVDAVVAILLQAVGGLGSREIARAMLLPEATVAQRIVRAKKRMREWPADEELFARPLEELAQRRDVALRAIYLLFNEGHNASEGDEVLRSELAREAFRLVMLLTSVPELNEPAVEALAALILLHAARFPARQGDDGSLVLLADQDRTLWDEVLLQRGFHHLSRAAESDTPTRYHLEAAIAAEHARAGSFEATNWNGIVDLYGGLMVLSPTPVVRTNRAVALVLAGRIEEGVAELEATAEEPGVSRYGWFFATRGWLRDRLGDVDGARNDYRGALARQPSAPHRTLLMSRLARLEA from the coding sequence ATGCCCCCACCTCGACTATGGCTGGATCGAGGTCCGCCGAGTGGAGACCACGCCCTGACCCCCGCGCGGGAACGCGAGGTCGACCACCTCGTCGAGCGGCTCTTCCGCACCCTCGCGGGACAGCTGACCGCCGGGGTGGTCCGCATCCTGGGCCCCTCCCGGATCGACCTCGCCGCCGACGTGGTCCAGGAGACGATGCTCCGGGCCCTCCGGACGTGGCCCTTCCATGGGATCCCCGACGTCCCGGCCGCCTGGCTGATGCGGACCGCGCGCAATCGCGCCGTCGATCTGGTGCGACGTGCCCGACTCGGCGAGGAGCTCGAGTCTCGCATCGCCCATCATTTTACTTCACTAGTGGACGATAGCGGTGGCGACCGACGAGAGGACACGCTTCACCTGATGCTCGCGTGCGCCGATCCCGGCCTGCCGGTCGACGCCGTCGTGGCCATCCTGCTGCAGGCAGTCGGCGGCCTCGGCTCCAGGGAAATCGCCCGGGCCATGCTCCTCCCCGAGGCGACCGTGGCGCAGCGGATTGTCCGGGCCAAGAAACGGATGCGCGAGTGGCCAGCAGATGAGGAACTCTTCGCCCGGCCCCTCGAAGAGCTCGCCCAGCGACGCGACGTGGCGCTCCGCGCGATCTACCTGCTCTTCAACGAGGGGCACAACGCCTCGGAGGGCGACGAGGTCCTCAGGTCGGAACTCGCACGGGAGGCGTTCCGGCTCGTGATGCTGTTGACGAGCGTCCCGGAACTCAACGAGCCGGCGGTCGAGGCATTGGCGGCCCTCATCCTGCTTCATGCCGCGCGCTTCCCCGCACGACAAGGCGACGACGGCAGCCTCGTCCTGCTCGCCGACCAGGACCGCACCCTGTGGGACGAGGTCCTGCTGCAGCGGGGATTTCATCACCTCTCGCGAGCAGCCGAGTCGGACACGCCGACCCGATACCACCTCGAGGCGGCGATCGCGGCCGAGCATGCGAGGGCCGGCTCATTCGAGGCGACCAACTGGAACGGGATCGTCGACTTGTATGGTGGGCTGATGGTCCTCTCCCCGACGCCGGTAGTGCGGACCAACCGCGCCGTGGCGCTGGTGCTCGCTGGCCGGATCGAGGAGGGAGTCGCCGAGCTTGAGGCGACCGCGGAAGAACCTGGTGTCAGCCGATATGGCTGGTTCTTCGCGACCCGCGGATGGCTCCGTGACCGACTCGGGGATGTCGATGGGGCACGGAACGACTATCGGGGGGCTTTGGCTCGGCAACCATCGGCCCCGCATCGTACCCTCCTGATGAGCCGGCTGGCGCGCCTGGAGGCGTGA
- a CDS encoding MFS transporter, whose amino-acid sequence MIIASSLGTVFEWYDFYLYGSLAAIISRQFFSGVNPTAGFIFALLAFAAGFAVRPFGALVFGRLGDLVGRKHTFLVTIVIMGVSTFIVGILPGYATIGIAAPVILILLRLLQGLALGGEYGGAATYVAEHAPHGQRGAYTAWIQTTATLGLFLSLLVILACRVALGAEAFEAWGWRIPFLVSLLLLGISVWIRLALDESPVFKQMKAEGTRSKAPLRESFAEWGNLKIVILALFGLTAGQAVVWYTGQFYTLFFLTQTLKVEAQTANILVAISLLLGTPFFVVFGRLSDRVGRKPIILLGCALAALTYFPLFRALTHYANPALEAAQFRAPVTVAADPANCSVQFNPVGTSKFTSSCDVAKAALVARGVPYQNRALPAGEGAVVHVGTTVIASFDAAGPDAADRRPVFQEALGGALDGAGYPVTADLAAINRPMVVFVLWILVLYVTLVYGPIAAMLVEMFPSKIRYTSMSLPYHIGNGWFGGFLPTTAFAIVAATGDIYAGLRYPVAIATMTLIVGALFLKETKDVDIVAQDGPPPI is encoded by the coding sequence GTGATCATCGCCTCGTCCCTCGGGACCGTCTTCGAGTGGTACGACTTCTATCTCTACGGGTCGCTCGCCGCGATCATCAGCCGGCAGTTCTTCTCCGGGGTGAATCCGACCGCAGGCTTCATCTTCGCCCTGCTGGCCTTCGCCGCCGGCTTTGCGGTCCGACCGTTCGGTGCGCTGGTCTTCGGCCGCCTGGGGGACCTGGTCGGGCGGAAGCACACCTTCCTGGTGACCATCGTCATCATGGGGGTCTCGACGTTCATCGTCGGGATCCTGCCGGGCTACGCCACCATCGGCATCGCGGCGCCGGTCATCCTGATCCTGCTCCGACTGCTGCAGGGGCTGGCCTTGGGTGGTGAATACGGCGGCGCGGCGACGTACGTGGCCGAGCACGCCCCCCATGGGCAACGGGGAGCGTACACCGCCTGGATCCAGACCACGGCGACGCTGGGGCTCTTCCTCTCGCTGCTGGTGATCCTGGCGTGCCGGGTCGCCCTCGGTGCCGAGGCCTTCGAGGCCTGGGGATGGCGGATTCCGTTCCTGGTCTCGCTCCTGCTCCTCGGCATCTCGGTGTGGATCCGCCTCGCGCTGGATGAATCGCCAGTCTTCAAGCAGATGAAGGCGGAAGGGACGCGGTCGAAGGCGCCGCTGCGGGAGTCGTTCGCGGAATGGGGCAACCTGAAGATTGTCATTCTGGCATTGTTCGGGCTGACGGCAGGGCAGGCCGTGGTCTGGTACACCGGTCAGTTCTACACCCTCTTCTTCCTGACCCAGACGCTCAAGGTCGAGGCCCAGACGGCCAATATCCTGGTCGCGATCTCGCTGCTGCTCGGGACGCCGTTCTTCGTGGTCTTTGGGCGGCTGTCGGACCGGGTCGGTCGGAAGCCGATCATCCTCCTCGGCTGTGCGCTGGCGGCGCTGACCTACTTCCCACTGTTCCGCGCCCTCACCCATTACGCGAACCCCGCGCTCGAGGCCGCCCAGTTCCGGGCGCCGGTGACGGTCGCGGCCGACCCGGCCAACTGCTCGGTCCAATTCAATCCGGTGGGCACCAGCAAGTTCACGTCGAGCTGCGACGTGGCGAAGGCGGCGCTCGTGGCGCGCGGGGTGCCGTACCAGAATCGGGCGCTGCCAGCCGGGGAGGGGGCAGTCGTCCATGTCGGCACGACCGTGATCGCCTCCTTCGACGCGGCCGGCCCGGACGCCGCGGACCGCCGCCCGGTGTTCCAGGAGGCGCTCGGCGGTGCCCTCGATGGGGCCGGCTATCCGGTGACGGCCGACCTCGCGGCCATCAACCGGCCGATGGTGGTCTTCGTCCTCTGGATCCTGGTCCTCTACGTCACCCTGGTCTACGGACCGATCGCCGCCATGCTGGTCGAGATGTTCCCGTCCAAGATCCGCTATACCTCGATGTCCCTCCCGTACCATATCGGGAACGGCTGGTTCGGGGGCTTCCTGCCGACCACCGCCTTCGCGATCGTGGCGGCGACCGGGGACATCTACGCCGGTCTTCGCTACCCGGTGGCCATCGCCACGATGACGCTCATCGTCGGCGCGCTGTTCCTCAAGGAAACCAAGGACGTCGATATCGTGGCCCAGGACGGCCCGCCCCCGATCTGA
- a CDS encoding M20/M25/M40 family metallo-hydrolase, producing the protein MPIHSPALRALLVAILGLPAAAAAQDVRLANQHPTVVKAMASMQQHQAWTLQQQIAICEIPAPPFKEAARGEDFRRRMIALGYADTRIDAVGNVITQLGTGSGPTVMVAAHLDTVFPEGTDVKTKRTGDRIAGPGIGDDCRGLAVLLTLAKVLKETGLTPAGRVYLVANVGEEGPGNLRGMRHLFGTEFPGTINYFVSVDGGGGAGIASRAVGSHRYTISFEGPGGHSYGAFGMTNPMHAMGRAIARIADLQVPAGPWTTFNVGVVRGGTSVNTITPLAQMDVDMRSESAENLLEMDRRIRAAVDTAVREELARWPTSKAPITVKVDTIGIRPTGGQRDDAYIVRTAMAAAKLLDDGLAWTPRTSAASTDANIPISLGIPAITISGGGAGGGAHGTAEWYQDTADAYKGPQLALLILTALTGVGR; encoded by the coding sequence ATGCCCATTCACTCCCCTGCCCTTCGTGCCCTCCTGGTCGCGATCCTCGGACTGCCCGCTGCGGCGGCTGCCCAGGACGTCCGGCTCGCCAACCAACATCCGACCGTGGTGAAGGCGATGGCCTCGATGCAGCAGCATCAGGCCTGGACCCTACAGCAACAGATCGCCATCTGCGAGATCCCCGCGCCCCCCTTCAAGGAGGCCGCGCGTGGGGAGGACTTCAGGCGGCGGATGATCGCCCTCGGCTACGCCGACACGCGGATCGATGCGGTCGGCAACGTCATCACCCAGCTCGGCACGGGGAGCGGGCCCACCGTGATGGTCGCCGCGCACCTCGACACCGTCTTCCCGGAAGGGACCGACGTGAAGACGAAGCGCACGGGCGACCGGATTGCCGGGCCGGGGATCGGCGATGACTGCCGCGGCCTCGCGGTGCTGCTCACGCTGGCGAAGGTGCTGAAAGAGACCGGACTTACACCCGCCGGCCGGGTGTATCTGGTCGCCAACGTCGGCGAGGAGGGGCCGGGCAACCTGCGCGGCATGCGTCACCTCTTTGGCACCGAGTTTCCGGGCACCATCAACTACTTCGTCTCGGTCGACGGTGGTGGTGGCGCGGGGATCGCCTCACGAGCGGTCGGGAGCCATCGGTACACCATTTCCTTCGAGGGGCCCGGTGGTCATTCCTACGGCGCCTTCGGAATGACCAACCCGATGCACGCCATGGGGCGAGCCATTGCACGCATCGCCGACCTGCAAGTCCCGGCAGGACCGTGGACGACGTTCAATGTCGGCGTGGTGCGCGGGGGGACGAGCGTGAACACCATCACCCCGCTGGCGCAGATGGACGTGGACATGCGCTCCGAGTCCGCCGAGAATCTGCTGGAAATGGATCGACGCATCCGTGCCGCCGTGGACACCGCCGTCCGCGAGGAGCTTGCCCGGTGGCCCACGTCGAAAGCGCCGATCACGGTCAAGGTCGACACCATCGGCATTCGCCCGACCGGCGGCCAGCGCGACGATGCCTACATCGTCCGCACGGCCATGGCCGCCGCGAAACTTCTCGACGACGGCCTCGCCTGGACCCCACGCACCAGCGCGGCGAGCACCGATGCCAACATTCCGATCTCCCTCGGCATCCCGGCCATCACCATCAGCGGTGGTGGAGCCGGCGGCGGTGCCCATGGCACCGCGGAGTGGTATCAGGACACCGCCGATGCGTACAAGGGCCCGCAGCTCGCGCTCCTCATTCTCACCGCGCTGACCGGAGTGGGGCGATGA
- a CDS encoding peptidylprolyl isomerase, producing MTSARTLATALVLLLPASAQGQRGQVAIIIGTSSGEIRAVLDSAKAPVTVTNFLRYVDAGLFTGGAFHRTVTPENQPRDSVKIEVIQGRARRTQPDSGFAPIPLERTSVTGLRHGDGVLSMARSGPNSATSAFFITIGAQPSLDEGGHRNLDGQGFAAFGKVTAGMDVVRMIQQAPHTDQNLTPAIVITGIRRAAGR from the coding sequence ATGACATCCGCTCGCACCCTCGCGACCGCCCTCGTACTCCTGCTCCCCGCATCGGCCCAGGGGCAGCGCGGTCAGGTCGCGATCATCATCGGGACCAGCAGCGGCGAGATCCGCGCGGTCCTCGACAGCGCGAAGGCACCGGTCACCGTGACGAACTTCCTGCGCTATGTCGACGCGGGGTTGTTCACCGGTGGCGCCTTCCATCGGACGGTGACGCCCGAGAACCAGCCGCGCGATTCGGTGAAAATTGAAGTCATCCAGGGCCGAGCACGCCGGACGCAGCCGGACTCCGGCTTCGCGCCGATTCCGCTCGAGCGGACCAGCGTCACTGGACTGCGGCACGGGGATGGGGTGCTCTCGATGGCACGGAGCGGCCCGAACAGCGCCACCTCCGCCTTCTTCATCACGATCGGTGCGCAACCTTCCCTCGACGAGGGCGGCCATCGCAATCTCGATGGTCAGGGCTTCGCGGCGTTCGGGAAGGTGACGGCGGGCATGGACGTCGTGCGCATGATCCAGCAGGCGCCCCACACGGACCAGAACCTGACCCCGGCCATCGTGATTACGGGGATTCGCCGCGCGGCCGGTCGCTAG
- a CDS encoding YncE family protein, protein MTRWGWTVGAGLALGCAAAPPAPAPAPVTPAAPARDYLVLIAAEATDQITLARFGAGAPKVERVQLTGLNPNEPDGPHGLAVAPGGATFFVTTAHGTPFGSLWKYNTATGAQLGRVELGSFPASMQVTPDGHYVFVVNFNLHGDMVPSSVSIVAADQMLEVARVETCTMPHGSRLNAAGTRQYSTCMMDEALVEIDATSFTVARHFILTKGGEHGMAGTPAAHAMGAPAAGKCSPTWAQPSPDGRHVFVACNASNEIVDVDVVSWTLARRIPAGTGVYNLALTHDGTRLIATNKRAQSVSIIDVASGRELARIPTTRRFPHGAVVSDDDRYAFISVEGYGSEPGTLEMIDLRRLERVAALDVGQMAGGIDFWRSEARR, encoded by the coding sequence ATGACTCGGTGGGGATGGACGGTGGGGGCGGGGTTGGCGCTGGGGTGTGCGGCCGCACCGCCCGCTCCCGCGCCGGCACCCGTGACTCCGGCCGCACCAGCGCGGGACTACCTCGTGCTGATTGCCGCGGAAGCGACGGACCAGATCACCCTCGCGCGTTTCGGGGCGGGGGCGCCGAAGGTGGAGCGTGTCCAGCTCACCGGACTCAATCCCAACGAGCCCGATGGGCCGCATGGGCTCGCGGTGGCCCCCGGCGGGGCGACGTTCTTCGTGACCACCGCGCACGGGACACCGTTCGGCTCGCTCTGGAAGTACAACACCGCCACGGGCGCGCAGCTCGGCCGCGTCGAGCTCGGTTCGTTTCCCGCGTCGATGCAGGTCACGCCCGACGGCCACTATGTCTTCGTCGTCAACTTCAATTTGCACGGCGACATGGTGCCGTCGTCCGTCTCGATCGTTGCCGCGGACCAGATGCTCGAGGTCGCCCGAGTCGAGACCTGCACGATGCCCCACGGCTCGCGCCTCAATGCGGCAGGAACCCGACAGTACTCGACCTGCATGATGGACGAAGCACTGGTCGAGATCGACGCGACCAGCTTCACCGTCGCACGCCACTTCATCCTCACCAAGGGTGGTGAGCATGGCATGGCGGGCACCCCGGCTGCCCACGCGATGGGCGCGCCCGCCGCGGGAAAGTGCTCGCCAACGTGGGCCCAGCCCTCGCCGGACGGCAGGCACGTCTTCGTGGCCTGCAACGCATCCAATGAGATTGTCGACGTGGACGTGGTGTCATGGACGCTGGCGCGCCGGATCCCGGCGGGCACGGGCGTCTACAACCTGGCCTTAACGCACGACGGCACACGGCTGATCGCCACCAACAAGCGGGCGCAGTCGGTGTCGATCATCGACGTCGCGAGCGGCCGTGAGCTGGCGCGGATTCCCACCACGCGTCGCTTCCCCCACGGGGCCGTGGTCAGCGACGATGACCGCTATGCCTTCATCTCGGTCGAGGGGTACGGCAGCGAGCCGGGGACACTCGAGATGATCGACCTGCGGCGCCTGGAGCGCGTGGCCGCGCTCGACGTCGGCCAGATGGCCGGCGGGATCGACTTCTGGCGGAGCGAGGCGCGCCGGTAG
- a CDS encoding Ig-like domain-containing protein, translating into MTVRFVLASGARFEGRVTTDGLVSSGATGRLPISVIASVPGTAPVTERIEVPMLPGAPARVVIDKAPNRLAIGQRVGLTATAFSKDNDPRAGDRMRWTSLNPAVARVNEAGVVTAVGPGKAVIRAGTALSRDAGNNSVNSWIATAEFPIEVVRAPIGSISVTPGTVDAKTGDVLHFGVDVRSTGGASIAGLTPTWSMSPGQGTITTDGAFVGYEAGTYTIVANLGERSAVATVRLTPRDVRRQAEVVGRLPRTLFTTEEVWLHPNGKNLYLGTGGGGDRMYAIDVSAPGAPVVTDSLVSNTRRVNDIMTTPDGKFMVHTREGASDRKNGIVIASLEDPAHPKVIAEFTEGVTAGVHSAFIFQQPKHGTHVYITNDGTGALHVIDINDPYHPKQVAEYRFPGPMAGNSLHDLDIQDGLAYLSNWNNGLVILDVGNGMKGGSPTKPVLVSQYKYDLNAMYRDVEASGGPGFIRGTHTAWRHKNYVFIADEVFPASQVAGAKDASAGRAYGRLQVIDVSNIEQPKSVAWYEPEYGGVHNVWVAGDTLYMGAYNAGFRAFDISGELMGDLRAQQREMVHVNTADMEGTVGGRNTAMTWGVVVRDGLAYVNDDNNGLWIIRMKPKQPPTVLVP; encoded by the coding sequence CGAGTGGTGATCGACAAGGCGCCGAATCGCTTGGCCATCGGGCAGCGCGTCGGCCTCACCGCCACGGCGTTCTCGAAGGACAACGACCCGCGGGCCGGCGATCGGATGCGCTGGACCAGCCTCAACCCCGCCGTGGCGCGGGTCAACGAGGCCGGCGTCGTGACGGCGGTCGGCCCAGGGAAGGCGGTGATTCGGGCTGGGACCGCCCTCTCCCGAGATGCGGGCAACAATTCGGTGAACAGCTGGATTGCCACCGCGGAGTTCCCGATCGAGGTGGTGCGGGCCCCGATCGGCAGCATCTCGGTGACCCCGGGTACCGTCGACGCGAAGACCGGTGACGTCCTGCACTTCGGCGTCGACGTGCGCAGCACGGGTGGCGCATCCATCGCGGGGCTCACCCCGACCTGGTCGATGTCGCCAGGACAGGGGACCATCACGACGGATGGGGCGTTCGTCGGGTATGAGGCCGGGACCTACACGATTGTCGCCAACCTGGGTGAGCGGAGTGCGGTCGCCACCGTCCGCCTCACGCCGCGCGACGTGCGCCGACAGGCAGAGGTGGTCGGGAGGCTCCCGCGCACGCTCTTCACGACGGAAGAAGTCTGGCTCCACCCGAACGGCAAGAACCTCTACCTCGGCACCGGCGGGGGCGGCGATCGGATGTACGCCATCGACGTCAGTGCACCGGGGGCGCCAGTCGTGACGGACTCGCTCGTCTCGAACACTCGTCGCGTCAACGACATCATGACAACGCCAGACGGCAAGTTCATGGTGCACACGCGGGAAGGGGCGTCGGACCGGAAGAACGGCATCGTGATCGCGTCGCTCGAGGACCCGGCGCACCCCAAGGTCATCGCCGAGTTCACCGAGGGCGTGACGGCCGGCGTCCACTCGGCGTTCATCTTCCAGCAGCCGAAGCACGGCACGCACGTCTACATCACCAACGACGGCACCGGCGCACTGCACGTCATCGACATCAACGACCCGTACCATCCGAAGCAGGTCGCCGAGTATCGCTTTCCGGGGCCGATGGCCGGGAACTCGCTGCACGACCTCGACATCCAGGATGGCCTGGCCTATTTGTCGAACTGGAACAACGGTCTCGTCATCCTTGACGTCGGCAACGGCATGAAGGGCGGCTCCCCGACGAAGCCGGTGCTGGTGAGCCAGTACAAGTACGACCTCAACGCGATGTATCGCGATGTCGAGGCGAGCGGCGGCCCGGGCTTCATCCGCGGGACGCACACGGCCTGGCGCCACAAGAACTACGTCTTCATCGCCGACGAAGTCTTCCCGGCGAGCCAGGTCGCGGGCGCGAAGGATGCGTCCGCCGGTCGCGCCTACGGGCGGTTGCAGGTGATTGACGTGTCCAACATCGAACAGCCGAAGTCGGTGGCCTGGTACGAGCCGGAGTATGGCGGCGTGCACAACGTCTGGGTCGCTGGTGACACGCTCTACATGGGTGCGTACAACGCCGGCTTCCGCGCCTTCGACATTTCGGGTGAACTGATGGGCGACCTGCGGGCACAGCAGCGCGAGATGGTGCACGTCAACACGGCCGACATGGAGGGGACCGTCGGCGGCCGGAACACCGCGATGACGTGGGGTGTGGTGGTGCGCGACGGGCTCGCGTACGTCAACGACGACAACAACGGCCTGTGGATCATCCGGATGAAGCCGAAGCAACCACCCACCGTCCTCGTCCCATGA